The DNA segment ACTGACCTTGGTCTTTTGATTGGCTATGATGTGATTTTAGACCTTAAGCATTGGCATAAAATTGAAGAACTGTTGGAGTTGGTGACTTTTTATGTTTTCAATAGACCAGATTTTCCCAAAGAAGTTATCTATAAAGAAATTAATAGTACTTTTTTGAAAAAAGCAAAAATTGTTGAAATAGAACAAAAAGGCATGAACATTTCTTCTACCATGGTGAAAATATATAGATATATGAATGAAGATATCTCTCTTTTTATTCCTTCCAAGGTTTCGGAGTTTATTGATAATAATCAAATTTATTTAAAACAGAAAACTTTTTCTGATATTCCTGACGATACACTATTATGCAATCCTCAATTAAATGGTAGAATAATACTCCAGAAGAACAAACAGTAGATTTAATCAGGAGGAGATTGCTTTGGAGATAACACCAGAAATAGTGAAAGAGCATGGTCTTTCCATGCAAGAATATGCCAGAATTAATGAAATATTGGGCAGAAAGCCAAACATTAATGAGCTAGGAATGTACTCGGTACTTTGGTCAGAACATTGTAGTTATAAGAATTCTAAATTAGTTTTAAAAAAATTCCCAACAAAAAG comes from the Candidatus Margulisiibacteriota bacterium genome and includes:
- the nadD gene encoding nicotinate (nicotinamide) nucleotide adenylyltransferase; translation: MKKIIFGGSFDPVHNAHLHIARHALKHSDRVVFVPCYENPLSKSIKATAEQRLAMLKLATADNHRFEVSDYELKKQGISYSIETVKHFMKEGFTDLGLLIGYDVILDLKHWHKIEELLELVTFYVFNRPDFPKEVIYKEINSTFLKKAKIVEIEQKGMNISSTMVKIYRYMNEDISLFIPSKVSEFIDNNQIYLKQKTFSDIPDDTLLCNPQLNGRIILQKNKQ